The proteins below come from a single Antennarius striatus isolate MH-2024 chromosome 18, ASM4005453v1, whole genome shotgun sequence genomic window:
- the eif2b3 gene encoding translation initiation factor eIF2B subunit gamma: protein MEFQAVLMAAGGGSRMTDLTYNTPKAMLPVGNRPLMWYPLNLLERVGFEEVIVITTKEVQRMMSTDSKLKSDVKMKLDVFCIQEDADMGTADALRHIHRKIKTDILVVSCDLITDVALHEVVDLFRAHNATLAMLMSKTHEVTEIVPGQYGKKMTVEQRDFVGVDQSEKRLLFMANEADLREELSIRKSITRKHPRMHIKTGLVDAHLYCLKKAVVDFLVDNKSISSIRRELVPYLVRKQFSKTTNSQKLTDDTEGQNQKKNDRSTNHELLISSRDEPLLQLALERSCWNDHRGDMSDSYHKGKLRCYVQILDEGLCYRVNTLAAYIEANRLAPKLFVEPAVHPSAVISEGCQMGSDSIMGALCQVADRTSIKRSTIGNSTVVKEKVKITNSIIMHGVTIEEGCNIQSSVICSNAVIGKGADLKYCLVGNGQAIEPKAKRNNEVIVGTDQLMEIWLP, encoded by the exons ATGGAGTTCCAGGCGGTGTTGATGGCGGCTGGTGGGGGTTCTCGCATGACGGATCTGACCTACAACACCCCCAAAGCAATGCTGCCTGTTGGCAACAGGCCCCTTATGTGGTACCCACTGAACTTGCTGGAGAGGGTGGGTTTTGAAG AGGTGATTGTGATCACCACCAAAGAGGTCCAGAGGATGATGAGCACAGACAGTAAATTGAAATCAGATGTGAAGATGAAACTCGATGTGTTTTGTATTCAAGAAGATGCGGACATGGGCACTGCCGATGCTCTCAGACACATCCATCGGAAGATTAAG ACGGACATCTTGGTGGTGAGTTGTGACCTCATAACGGATGTGGCGCTTCATGAGGTGGTTGATCTGTTCAGAGCTCACAATGCAACTCTGGCCATGCTAATGAGCAAAACTCATGAAGTCACAGAAATAGTCCCAGGGCAGTATGGCAAGAAAATGACAG TTGAACAGAGAGATTTTGTGGGAGTCGATCAGTCTGAGAAGAGGCTGCTGTTCATGGCGAATGAGGCTGATCTGAGGGAGGAGCTGTCCATTAGGAAGTCTATCACAAGGAA ACATCCCAGGATGCACATCAAAACAGGCCTCGTGGATGCTCACCTCTACTGCCTTAAAAAAGCTGTAGTGGACTTTCTTGTCGACAACAA GTCCATCTCATCCATTCGTCGTGAGTTAGTACCGTATTTGGTACGGAAGCAGTTTTCCAAAACAACTAACAGTCAGAAACTTACAGACGATACAGAGGGTCAGAACCAGAAAAAGAACGACCGCTCGACTAATCACG AGCTTCTCATCTCATCGAGAGACGAGCCTCTCCTCCAGCTGGCCCTGGAGCGCTCCTGTTGGAACGACCACCGCGGCGATATGAGCGACTCTTACCACAAAGGAAAGCTCCGATGCTATGTTCAAATTTTGGATGAAGGCCTCTGCTACCGCGTCAACACGCTAGCTGCTTACATAGAAGCAAACAGATTG GCACCAAAGCTATTTGTGGAGCCGGCGGTCCATCCGTCAGCAGTCATTTCTGAGGGTTGTCAG ATGGGATCAGACAGTATCATGGGGGCGCTTTGCCAAGTAGCAGATAGGACATCTATAAAGAGGTCAACCATTGGGAACTCCACTGTCGTCAAAGAGAAGGTCAAAATCACCAATTCCATCATCATGCATGGGGTAACCATTGAGGAGGG GTGTAACATCCAAAGCAGTGTGATCTGCAGTAACGCAGTCATCGGTAAAGGAGCTGACCTCAAATATTGTCTGGTGGGAAATGGACAAGCGATCGAACCAAAGG